One genomic segment of Balaenoptera musculus isolate JJ_BM4_2016_0621 chromosome 11, mBalMus1.pri.v3, whole genome shotgun sequence includes these proteins:
- the TADA3 gene encoding transcriptional adapter 3 isoform X2, with amino-acid sequence MSELKDCPLQFHDFKSVDHLKVCPRYTAVLARSEDDGIGIEELDTLQLELETLLSSASRRLRVLEAETQILTDWQDKKGDRRFLKLGRDHELGAPPKHGKPKKQKLEGKAGHGPGPGPGRPKSKNLQPKIQEYEFTDDPIDVPRIPKNDAPNRFWASVEPYCADITSEEVRTLEELLKPPEDEAEHYKIPPLGKHYSQRWAQEDLLEEQKDGARAAAVADKKKGLMGPLTELDTKDVDALLKKSEAQHEQPEDGCPFGALTQRLLQALVEENIISPMEDSPIPDMSGKESGADGASTSPRNQNKPFSVPHTKSLESRIKEELIAQGLLESEDRPAEDSEDEVLAELRKRQAELKALSAHNRTKKHDLLRLAKEEVSRQELRQRVRMADNEVMDAFRKIMAARQKKRTPTKKEKDQAWKTLKERESILKLLDG; translated from the exons ATGAGTGAGCTGAAGGACTGCCCCTTGCAGTTCCACGACTTCAAGTCTGTGGACCACCTGAAGGTCTGTCCCCGCTACACCGCAGTGTTGGCCCGCTCTGAGGATGATGGCATCGGTATCGAGGAGCTGGACACTCTGCAGCTGGAGCTTGAGACCCTGCTTTCTTCTGCCAGCCGACGCTTGCGGGTGCTTGAGGCCGAAACCCAG ATCCTCACCGACTGGCAGGATAAGAAAGGTGACCGACGATTCCTGAAGCTGGGTCGAGACCATGAGCTTGGTGCTCCCCCCAAACATGGGAAGCCCAAGAAGCAGAAACTGGAAGGGAAGGCGGGACATGGGCCGGGCCCTGGCCCTGGGCGACCCAAATCCAAAAACCTTCAGCCCAAGATCCAGGAATATGAATTCACTGATGACCCAATCGACGTGCCACGTATCCCCAAGAATGACGCCCCCAACAG aTTCTGGGCTTCGGTGGAGCCCTACTGTGCCGATATCACCAGTGAGGAGGTGCGCACGCTAGAGGAGCTACTGAAACCCCCAGAAGATGAGGCTGAACATTACAAG ATCCCGCCCCTGGGGAAGCACTACTCCCAGCGCTGGGCACAGGAGGACCTGCTGGAGGAGCAGAAGGACGGGGCCCGGGCAGCAGCCGTGGCTGACAAGAAGAAAGGCCTCATGGGGCCACTGACTGAACTGGACACGAAAG ATGTGGATGCCCTGCTGAAGAAGTCTGAGGCCCAGCACGAGCAGCCGGAAGACGGGTGCCCCTTTGGTGCCCTGACGCAGCGACTCCTGCAGGCCTTGGTGGAG gaaaatattatttcccCCATGGAGGACTCTCCTATTCCGGACATGTCTGGAAAAGAATCGGGGGCTGATGGGGCAAGCACCTCTCCCCGCAATCAGAACAAACCCTTCAG TGTGCCGCATACCAAGTCCCTGGAGAGCCGCATCAAGGAGGAGCTGATCGCCCAGGGCCTGCTGGAATCTGAGGACCGCCCTGCAGAGGACTCGGAGGACGAAGTTCTGGCGGAGCTGCGCAAACGGCAGGCCGAGCTGAAAGCGCTCAGTGCCCACAACCGCACCAAGAAGCACGACCTGCTGAG GCTGGCAAAGGAGGAGGTGAGTCGGCAAGAGCTGAGGCAGCGGGTCCGCATGGCAGACAATGAGGTCATGGACGCCTTCCGCAAGATCATGGCTGCCCGGCAGAAGAAGCGGACCCCCACCAAGAAGGAGAAGGACCAGGCCTGGAAGACTCTGAAGGAGCGTGAGAGCATCCTAAAGCTGCTGGACGGGTAG
- the TADA3 gene encoding transcriptional adapter 3 isoform X1: MSELKDCPLQFHDFKSVDHLKVCPRYTAVLARSEDDGIGIEELDTLQLELETLLSSASRRLRVLEAETQILTDWQDKKGDRRFLKLGRDHELGAPPKHGKPKKQKLEGKAGHGPGPGPGRPKSKNLQPKIQEYEFTDDPIDVPRIPKNDAPNRFWASVEPYCADITSEEVRTLEELLKPPEDEAEHYKVETPGLERRDGEQEGSEIPPLGKHYSQRWAQEDLLEEQKDGARAAAVADKKKGLMGPLTELDTKDVDALLKKSEAQHEQPEDGCPFGALTQRLLQALVEENIISPMEDSPIPDMSGKESGADGASTSPRNQNKPFSVPHTKSLESRIKEELIAQGLLESEDRPAEDSEDEVLAELRKRQAELKALSAHNRTKKHDLLRLAKEEVSRQELRQRVRMADNEVMDAFRKIMAARQKKRTPTKKEKDQAWKTLKERESILKLLDG, encoded by the exons ATGAGTGAGCTGAAGGACTGCCCCTTGCAGTTCCACGACTTCAAGTCTGTGGACCACCTGAAGGTCTGTCCCCGCTACACCGCAGTGTTGGCCCGCTCTGAGGATGATGGCATCGGTATCGAGGAGCTGGACACTCTGCAGCTGGAGCTTGAGACCCTGCTTTCTTCTGCCAGCCGACGCTTGCGGGTGCTTGAGGCCGAAACCCAG ATCCTCACCGACTGGCAGGATAAGAAAGGTGACCGACGATTCCTGAAGCTGGGTCGAGACCATGAGCTTGGTGCTCCCCCCAAACATGGGAAGCCCAAGAAGCAGAAACTGGAAGGGAAGGCGGGACATGGGCCGGGCCCTGGCCCTGGGCGACCCAAATCCAAAAACCTTCAGCCCAAGATCCAGGAATATGAATTCACTGATGACCCAATCGACGTGCCACGTATCCCCAAGAATGACGCCCCCAACAG aTTCTGGGCTTCGGTGGAGCCCTACTGTGCCGATATCACCAGTGAGGAGGTGCGCACGCTAGAGGAGCTACTGAAACCCCCAGAAGATGAGGCTGAACATTACAAGGTAGAGACCCCAGGCCTAGAGAGACGTGATGGAGAACAAGAAGGCTCAGAG ATCCCGCCCCTGGGGAAGCACTACTCCCAGCGCTGGGCACAGGAGGACCTGCTGGAGGAGCAGAAGGACGGGGCCCGGGCAGCAGCCGTGGCTGACAAGAAGAAAGGCCTCATGGGGCCACTGACTGAACTGGACACGAAAG ATGTGGATGCCCTGCTGAAGAAGTCTGAGGCCCAGCACGAGCAGCCGGAAGACGGGTGCCCCTTTGGTGCCCTGACGCAGCGACTCCTGCAGGCCTTGGTGGAG gaaaatattatttcccCCATGGAGGACTCTCCTATTCCGGACATGTCTGGAAAAGAATCGGGGGCTGATGGGGCAAGCACCTCTCCCCGCAATCAGAACAAACCCTTCAG TGTGCCGCATACCAAGTCCCTGGAGAGCCGCATCAAGGAGGAGCTGATCGCCCAGGGCCTGCTGGAATCTGAGGACCGCCCTGCAGAGGACTCGGAGGACGAAGTTCTGGCGGAGCTGCGCAAACGGCAGGCCGAGCTGAAAGCGCTCAGTGCCCACAACCGCACCAAGAAGCACGACCTGCTGAG GCTGGCAAAGGAGGAGGTGAGTCGGCAAGAGCTGAGGCAGCGGGTCCGCATGGCAGACAATGAGGTCATGGACGCCTTCCGCAAGATCATGGCTGCCCGGCAGAAGAAGCGGACCCCCACCAAGAAGGAGAAGGACCAGGCCTGGAAGACTCTGAAGGAGCGTGAGAGCATCCTAAAGCTGCTGGACGGGTAG
- the ARPC4 gene encoding actin-related protein 2/3 complex subunit 4, with the protein MTATLRPYLSAVRATLQAALCLENFSSQVVERHNKPEVEVRSSKELLLQPVTISRNEKEKVLIEGSINSVRVSIAVKQADEIEKILCHKFMRFMMMRAENFFILRRKPVEGYDISFLITNFHTEQMYKHKLVDFVIHFMEEIDKEISEMKLSVNARARIVAEEFLKNF; encoded by the exons ATG ACTGCCACTCTCCGTCCCTACCTGAGTGCCGTGCGGGCCACACTGCAGgctgccctctgcctggagaaTTTCTCCTCCCAGGTGGTGGAACGACACAACAAGCCGGAAGTGGAAGTCAG GAGTAGCAAAGAGCTCCTGCTACAGCCTGTGACCATCAGCAGGAATGAGAAGGAAAAGGTTCTGATTGAAGGCTCCATCAACTCTGTCCGGGTCAGCATTGCTGTGAAACAG GCTGATGAGATCGAGAAGATTTTATGTCACAAGTTCATGCGCTTCATGATGATGAGAGCAGAGAACTTCTTTATCCTCCGAAGGAAACCAGTGGAG GGGTATGACATCAGTTTTCTGATCACCAACTTCCACACAGAACAGATGTATAAACACAAGTTGGTGGACTTTGTGATCCACTTCATGGAAGAAATCGACAAGGAGATCAGTGAGATGAAGCTCTCGGTCAATGCCCGTGCGCGCATTGTGGCCGAGGAGTTCCTCAAGAAT TTTTAA